The sequence tagtaacagtaatactgcattttctccatcatacaatgttttaaaatgaattgcatgccatttaatcaacacaagccatccagtatttaatatgatattgtaaaatcaaTCTATCTTGCAGTCTCACAGCAGTCGCctagcgaacgcacagagtaacgttataacatcattttcaacacactcaaatgtatctaatatgataaacagagctgcgttacctcatactcatgaccggaaaagcagaagcagcgccggcgactgtggcataataacaGTTCTGCTGCtcatgaggcgtgtgttgctacagcggcctcgttcagctcccacaacactcggccctgctctgcttcatattacagtaacgttaataatctcatccatgaacatgatttcttcccgagtcctatccctattatTTTCCATCGGCtgtgaggtggagaccacatgtccaaAATTCCAtgctcaaacttgccgtcatcaagctacgcctttgttttgaataggcttctagcgacctctagcagacagaaaTCCTACATACGACACCTTTAAGCTTGAAATAATGCATATTAGTGCACctgtattgtaaagtgtcaccAATATGTCTACAGAATACAGTATTGTTAAAtccattttaaatgcaatttaagAATTGACCAGTAAAAATATGACTGGCTGGAAAAAGACCCAGAATGGTGATACAAAAGGTCATTTGTGCTCTTTGAAAGCCAAAGTGAAGGACTGCATATGGACTGAAGGTGAGAGGGCACAATGCAAAATGACTATTGATTAATATTCATGATAACGATTGCATCTGATTGCAACAAAACCAGTTTCTTCTGTAAGAATTTTGTTCTTCCGTTGTTGGATCAGTAGCCTGTGATGGTGACGTGTCTCAGGTTTTCCCGCACGCGAACAAACTCTGGAATGTTTCGTATGTTTTCTCTGTGCCTCAGCTCTTCCTGCTCGTACTGTAAGGAGAGAATCACAGATCCAGTGAGCATccttaatagtaataatatagaACTGAAATCTCTACTTTTTCAAAAGGTTTTAATGGTGCACCACTGTTCAAAAGTGCATGAAAAAAACAAGGCTATCAAGGCcctatttatttgatacagtaatttattaaatgcagatatttattaaatacagtaaaaacagtaatattgtgaaatattattaaaatttattaacttttctgttttgaatacattttaaaatgtaatttattcatgtgatgaaagctgaattttcagcatcattacttccgtcttcagtgtcatgtgaTCCTCCAGAAAGAGTGCATCAGCGCCTGCCCATTTTTTCTAGAGGTGGTGGTTCCAGAcgtatttttttccattaatttttCCCATAGGGATTTCAGAAAAGTCTTCATTAAAGCGTTGTAAgccgactgggtcagagcagtTTAATATTATTGTGACAAAtctttttgtaacaaaataaaagtccttaaaacatttttgattaatttaatgcattaattaaaaaaaaaaaatcttaaatcttactgaccccaaacttctgaacagtagtgtacattaGTTTTTTGCTATTGTCATAATAGTCTTCATGTCAGGATTCACTGACAGTAGCAGTGAACACCTTTGGTTGAACTGACGTCCTCGCGTGCACCAGTGAACACGTACCGCCACGAGTTTCTGCCGTCTCTTGTGCAGCTCTTGCTCCAGGTCTGACGGCGGCTGTGAGGcttgttctctctctctgtgctgCTCCAGTCTCCTCTGTTCCAGCACCCGCTTGAGCTCCGGCTTCTCTTCAGGCAGGAGACCGCTGCAAACAATAAGAGCTGGCCTGTTTTGTACTGGTAAGAAACAGTCAATCATTCTAGTGATTCATGTGGACATATTAATTACTTGAAAAGTACAAACGTATTTATTTCTGTCTCTATCCTGATTGGGTGTCACTATAGGCCCTAAtaagaatataaaatatttaaagggtcagttcacgcaaaaattaaactttgttcattaattactcaccctcatgtcgttccacacccgtcagaccttcgttcatcttcagaacacaaattagtgAAGTTcttaaacgtaatttagggaggagcgagcccatctaatcttccaatcaacagccagagtatataagcagctgcttacctctcttcagtctcagctgttccagcatccctccacctccccaaactccctCTTCATCTCAGGTACCTCGCCCTATGTAAGcatatcctatatttattcactgggggggtgtatcagagctcgagttgaagatgcttcatcgagcccctcctcagtggacagcaagccaaattagctaaactaataccctaaagattatacGGGCAAAcgatccgatggctcagtaaggcctgcattgacagcaagataattaacactttcaatgcccagaaagctactaaagacatatttaaaacaggtcatgtgactacagtggttcaaccttaatgttatgaagcgacgagaatactttttgtgtggcaaaaaacaaaataacgactaatcgaaaatatctagtgatgggcgatttcaaaacactgcttcatgaagcttcaaagctttacgaatcatttgtttcgaatcagtggttcggagcgtgaaagtcacgtgatttcagttaacgaggcttcattacgtcataagtgtttcgaaatttcaatggttcaccactggggggcgtgactttggcagatTGATatgtgctctgaaccactgatttgaaacaaagcttcaaagcttcatgaagcagtgttttgaaatcgtccatcactagatattgttgaataaagtcgttatttagttttttggcgcacaaaaagtattctcatcacttcataatattaaggttgaaccatcgtaaacatctctgattggccgttgttttcacggctcatcggatatgtctgtgataggcttcaatgatcaacgctgtaaaaacgttgtaaatagtcaccagttaatctcttcactaagcgcttacacagatacacacgggagcgtttgaaagcaggcgtctatcgcggatcggtccactgttagacgcctgctttcaatcaCTCGCACTCCCActttcaaaacactttcaaattcaaacacttccgtttgctttcaaatgctcccacgcgctgatcattgtagccaatcacaggcatatccgatgagtgcgtcaacacaatggccaatcagtgAAGTTTACGAATCCGTTTaacagtgctcaaagcatcacgtttttaaaaaatttcagtaccgataggtaccgcagtcggtacttttgacaacactaagtcacatgaactgttttaaatacgtctttagaagctttctgggcatctgaaagtgtaaattatcttgctgtcaatgaagGCCTCACTAGGCCAttgaattttatcaaaaatatcttaatttgtgttccgaagatgaaggtcttataggtgtggaacgacatgagagtgagtaattaatgacagaattttcatttttgggtgaactaaccctttatataattataaatatatattaaaaaaatatagatgTAAATAAGTGTAACTTAaagtattttacttttatttcagctttttaTGGCCTCAAACTCAAATTAATTATTGAATGTCCCCcaaaagtcaacatgaaatcaaaatggacatttttaatggaatattgctgtttatttaatcatttatcagggcatatattttttattatcaatcaCATGTCCtcatctttaatcaaaataacatctcttctcttatctgatgatgagggcggggcaacctgtcactcacatgagatccaccaatagcaaaccacaaccatccaatcagtttccaatggacaaaatcaagttctgCCATTTTTTCGTGTtccagaagccgtttcactcagatatacgtcaCAAATTCACAATAGGGAAGCAAATCTATCGCAACCTTCATTTCAGGTCGactttaaaatacataaaatagtATCCTGTCACAGTGCTGctaaaatacaaataatgcTGTCAACCAGCTGTGATTTTACGAGCTCACACACACTTGCAAGCACGTCAGCTTTGTTTTCTAACTGTAGGTCAGATATATCCCTTTTCCCAGGAGCTCAGTCTGTGGTGATCTGTTCAGACGGCATAGGCCGTGCCCTTAGTAAGAGGCTCACTCACTTCATTTGAGAAACCATCTGGCTTTATAAAAGAACGATTATAGCTCACCATCTGTGGCTGACGAGCAGTTCACGATGTAACCTTCTACGACAAGAACATTCCAAAACAGGGTTGGACAGTTTCTTAGGACGGATAAGAT comes from Chanodichthys erythropterus isolate Z2021 chromosome 6, ASM2448905v1, whole genome shotgun sequence and encodes:
- the si:ch211-160o17.6 gene encoding protein FAM107B codes for the protein MVQKNLKTESSSCETAAPQKTTEGQDDLIRPKKLSNPVLECSCRRRLHRELLVSHRCGLLPEEKPELKRVLEQRRLEQHREREQASQPPSDLEQELHKRRQKLVAYEQEELRHRENIRNIPEFVRVRENLRHVTITGY